From a single Bos indicus isolate NIAB-ARS_2022 breed Sahiwal x Tharparkar chromosome 11, NIAB-ARS_B.indTharparkar_mat_pri_1.0, whole genome shotgun sequence genomic region:
- the PLEK gene encoding pleckstrin, whose translation MEPKRIREGYLVKKGSMFNSWKPMWVVLLEDGIEFYKKKSDNSPKGMIPLKGSALTSPCQDFGKRMFVFKITTTKQQDHFFQAAFLEERDAWVRDIKKATKCIEGGQKFARKSTRRSIRLPETIDLSALYLSMKDTEKGVKELNLEKDKKIFNHCFTGNCVIDWLVSNKSVRNRQEGLVIASSLLNEGYLQPAGDLSKNAVDGTAENPFLDNPDAFYYFPDSGFFCEENSSDDDVILKEEFRGVIIKQGCLLKQGHRRKNWKVRKFILREDPAYLHYYDPAGGEDPLGAIRLRGCVVTSVESHPDGKKSEEENLFEIITADEVHYFLQAATPKERIEWIKAIQVASRTGK comes from the exons ATGGAACCAAAGCGGATCAGGGAGGGCTATCTAGTGAAGAAG GGGAGCATGTTCAACTCTTGGAAACCCATGTGGGTTGTATTGTTAGAAGACGGAATTGAATTCTATAAGAAGAAGAGTGACAACAGCCCCAAAGGAATGATTCCCTTGAAAGGAAGCGCTCTGACCAGCCCTTGTCAGGACTTTGGAAAAAGGATG tttgtgtttaAGATCACTACGACCAAACAGCAGGACCACTTCTTCCAGGcagccttcctggaggagagagATGCCTGGGTTCGAGACATCAAGAAGGCCACTAAATGCATTGAAGGAGGCCAGAAGTTTGCAAGAAAATCCACCAGGAGGTCCATTCGACTACCAGAAACGATTGACTTAAG TGCCTTGTATTTGTCCATGAAAGACACTGAAAAAGGAGTAAAAGAACTGAACCTAGAGAAGGACAAGAAGATTTTCAATCACTGCTTCACAG GTAACTGTGTCATTGATTGGCTTGTTTCCAATAAGTCTGTTCGGAACCGCCAGGAAGGCCTTGTGATCGCCTCCTCCTTGCTCAACGAAGGGTACCTGCAGCCCGCTGGAGACCTCTCCAAGAACGCGGTGGATGGAACTGCTGAAAACCCTTTCTTGGACAACCCTGATGCCTTCTATTACTTT CCAGACAGTGGGTTCTTCTGTGAAGAGAATTCCAGTGATGATGATGTGATTTTGAAAGAAGAATTCAGAGGAGTCATTATCAAGCAGGGATGTTTACTGAAGCAG GGCCATAGGCGGAAGAACTGGAAAGTGAGGAAGTTCATTCTGAGAGAAGACCCTGCCTATTTGCACTACTATGACCCTGCTGGG ggggaagatcccttgggagcGATTCGCTTGAGAGGCTGTGTGGTGACCTCAGTGGAGAGCCACCCAGATG gcaagaagagtgaagAAGAGAACCTCTTTGAGATCATCACGGCTGATGAAGTTCACTATTTCCTGCAAGCAGCCACCCCCAAGGAGCGCATTGAGTGGATCAAAGCCATCCAGGTGGCCTCCCGGACAGGAAAGTGA